A region from the Halosolutus gelatinilyticus genome encodes:
- a CDS encoding winged helix-turn-helix transcriptional regulator produces the protein MTSTDQTESIARTLLGSKWKPRLIVALATDGKTGFGALKRDLDGISNKVLSTNLEELVEYGVVNRDVIQEHPRRVEYELTTAGFELYAILGSMTAWDSAHIEGEGLPTVLLADDDRRLLELFSVWLAAEYDVITTSNGRDALHLLDDSIDVAIFDRNMPELRGEEVAAAIEIERRPPTAILTSKQVSPADVSLPADLLLQKPITKTELHDAIEELRRLDDESPIARDVLARKRRLDFVETHLGSVVTTTPPYRTAEAELERIEAERAAALEAREPWRKALGSSANESGADEREE, from the coding sequence ATGACGTCGACGGACCAAACGGAATCGATCGCGAGGACGCTACTTGGGAGCAAGTGGAAACCTCGGTTAATCGTCGCGCTCGCGACCGACGGAAAGACCGGGTTCGGAGCGCTCAAGCGCGATCTCGACGGCATTTCGAACAAGGTCCTCTCGACGAACCTCGAGGAACTCGTCGAGTACGGCGTCGTGAACAGAGACGTCATCCAGGAGCACCCGCGGCGAGTCGAGTACGAACTCACCACCGCCGGCTTCGAACTGTACGCGATCCTCGGATCGATGACCGCCTGGGATAGCGCCCACATCGAGGGTGAGGGCTTGCCGACGGTGTTGCTGGCCGACGACGATCGGCGCCTGCTCGAGTTGTTCTCGGTCTGGCTGGCGGCGGAGTACGACGTGATAACCACGTCGAACGGACGCGACGCGCTCCACCTGCTGGATGACTCGATCGACGTCGCGATCTTCGATCGTAACATGCCGGAGTTGCGCGGCGAAGAGGTGGCCGCCGCCATCGAGATCGAGCGTCGGCCGCCGACCGCCATCCTCACGTCGAAGCAGGTATCCCCGGCTGACGTCTCGTTGCCGGCGGATCTCCTGTTGCAAAAACCGATCACGAAGACCGAACTCCACGACGCGATCGAGGAACTCCGCCGACTCGACGACGAGTCGCCGATCGCTCGCGACGTCCTGGCCCGGAAGCGACGGCTCGACTTCGTCGAGACGCACCTCGGATCGGTAGTGACGACCACACCGCCGTACCGAACGGCGGAGGCCGAACTGGAGCGGATCGAAGCCGAGCGCGCGGCCGCGCTCGAAGCGCGCGAACCGTGGCGCAAAGCGCTCGGGTCGAGCGCGAACGAATCGGGCGCCGACGAACGCGAGGAGTGA
- a CDS encoding twin-arginine translocase subunit TatC, whose translation MSSAVDEDTARAINTGRETLGALLSSVQTHLQKVFIVFVIGFLGSFYALRMFIWGFLEATAKAEMGPLVRDSTEIITRTPFEVILLQAKIGMFVGVIVAIPALLYLSRDTLRQRGFTSAVPISKSYAAAFVLVSVTLFTGGIVYAYGVFFPYVFDFLAGNAVKAAVKPSFGITEFTEFIALLTISFGLAAQLPLLMGVLAYTEIVPYETFRDKWRHAMVGIAVFGALFSPPDPFTQIMWALPMAALYVFSLGLAKVVTNTRRRGAADGPGDGTALIKKRVLQFGGVIAILTAAATAAVNRGGFDYLRESVYPAFPSAIRPSGTGGLEAIAVEHGLLGEIAVGLIVALLVGLVVLLGYTLRVLQRPVYPREGDIRTADDPDDVDFETLEADDVEDVPTAVFLNMGEEEALEYSRQAMYDDDRDKAQAILNRFDRLQEQAADDGSGDGSGSAASAGGSGATAADEEEGNVVASTAAGMLDPFTEDETTEDDIGGYAYDIAFILNSLTSKVFRIVGVFMLVMGGTFFWLYQGGLGNVLMIFLNRLPDHVLEEVATRNNVDLSEIHSLNELIMEMDIVIALHPVEVLIFEVKVSTLAAIVTVLPMVLYYAWPAAKERGLVYGDRRVFVVWGGSLFAGFAFGTYLGFFWVAPAVISYLVADAISNGMVVSYRISSFFWLVIFTTVGIGFLFNIVVTMALFHVGGIVNYRTMLRRWRPVVVGIFTVAAFLSPKGILTMLLFAIPIALTYMLGLAVLYVLTGGGRLLGGGGGGEAEASVATE comes from the coding sequence ATGAGTTCTGCCGTCGACGAGGACACGGCCCGAGCTATCAACACTGGTCGCGAAACTCTCGGTGCGCTGCTTTCGAGCGTTCAAACGCACCTCCAGAAGGTGTTCATCGTCTTCGTCATCGGCTTCCTCGGTTCCTTCTACGCGCTTCGCATGTTCATCTGGGGCTTCCTCGAAGCGACCGCGAAGGCGGAGATGGGTCCCCTCGTCCGGGACTCTACGGAGATCATCACCCGCACGCCGTTCGAGGTGATCCTCCTGCAGGCGAAGATCGGGATGTTTGTGGGAGTCATCGTCGCCATTCCGGCCCTGTTGTACCTCTCCCGGGATACGCTACGCCAGCGCGGATTCACGAGCGCCGTCCCGATCTCGAAGTCCTACGCGGCCGCCTTCGTGCTCGTGTCGGTCACCCTCTTCACGGGCGGCATCGTCTACGCCTACGGCGTCTTCTTCCCCTACGTGTTCGACTTCCTCGCCGGGAACGCCGTCAAAGCCGCCGTCAAACCCAGCTTCGGCATCACCGAGTTCACCGAGTTCATCGCGCTCCTGACGATCTCGTTCGGCCTCGCGGCCCAGCTTCCGCTGTTGATGGGCGTGCTCGCGTACACCGAGATCGTCCCCTACGAGACCTTCCGCGACAAGTGGCGCCACGCGATGGTCGGCATCGCCGTCTTCGGCGCGCTCTTCTCGCCGCCCGATCCGTTCACGCAGATCATGTGGGCGCTGCCGATGGCCGCCCTCTACGTCTTCAGCCTCGGCCTCGCGAAGGTCGTCACCAACACCCGTCGTCGCGGCGCGGCTGACGGTCCCGGCGACGGAACGGCCCTCATCAAGAAGCGCGTCCTCCAGTTCGGCGGTGTGATCGCGATCCTGACCGCAGCCGCGACCGCGGCCGTCAATCGGGGCGGGTTCGACTACCTCCGGGAGTCGGTCTATCCGGCGTTTCCGAGCGCAATCCGGCCGAGTGGAACGGGCGGCCTCGAGGCGATCGCCGTCGAGCACGGCCTGCTCGGCGAGATCGCCGTCGGCCTGATCGTCGCGCTCCTGGTCGGACTGGTCGTCCTGCTGGGCTATACGCTTCGAGTGCTCCAGCGGCCGGTCTACCCGCGCGAGGGCGACATCCGGACGGCGGACGACCCGGACGACGTCGACTTCGAGACGCTGGAAGCCGACGACGTCGAAGACGTGCCCACGGCCGTGTTCCTCAACATGGGGGAAGAGGAGGCTCTCGAGTACTCCCGGCAGGCGATGTACGACGACGATCGGGACAAGGCGCAGGCGATCCTCAACCGCTTCGATCGGCTGCAGGAGCAGGCGGCCGACGACGGATCGGGCGACGGCTCCGGCAGCGCGGCAAGCGCGGGCGGAAGCGGGGCGACAGCGGCGGACGAGGAGGAAGGCAACGTCGTCGCGAGCACCGCCGCCGGAATGCTCGATCCGTTCACCGAGGACGAGACCACCGAAGACGACATCGGCGGCTACGCCTACGACATCGCCTTCATCCTCAACAGTCTGACCTCGAAGGTGTTCCGCATCGTCGGGGTGTTCATGCTCGTCATGGGCGGGACCTTCTTCTGGCTCTACCAGGGCGGCCTGGGTAACGTCCTCATGATCTTCCTCAACCGGCTCCCCGACCACGTCTTGGAGGAGGTCGCGACGCGAAACAACGTCGACCTGTCCGAGATCCACTCCCTCAACGAACTCATCATGGAGATGGATATCGTCATCGCGCTCCACCCGGTCGAGGTGCTGATCTTCGAGGTGAAGGTGAGCACGCTCGCCGCGATCGTCACCGTCCTCCCCATGGTGCTGTACTACGCCTGGCCCGCCGCCAAGGAGCGCGGGCTGGTTTACGGCGATCGGCGTGTGTTCGTCGTCTGGGGCGGCTCGCTGTTCGCCGGCTTCGCGTTCGGAACCTACCTCGGGTTCTTCTGGGTCGCGCCGGCGGTCATCTCCTACCTCGTCGCGGATGCGATCAGCAACGGGATGGTCGTCTCCTACCGCATCAGCAGCTTCTTCTGGTTGGTGATCTTCACGACCGTCGGCATCGGCTTTCTGTTCAACATCGTCGTGACGATGGCGCTGTTTCACGTCGGTGGCATCGTCAACTACCGCACGATGCTGCGCCGGTGGCGCCCGGTCGTCGTCGGCATCTTCACGGTGGCGGCCTTCCTCAGCCCGAAGGGCATCCTGACGATGCTGCTGTTCGCGATCCCGATCGCGCTGACCTACATGCTCGGACTCGCCGTGCTGTACGTGCTCACCGGCGGCGGACGGCTCCTCGGCGGCGGCGGGGGCGGCGAGGCCGAAGCCAGCGTCGCTACCGAGTGA
- a CDS encoding glycosyltransferase, with amino-acid sequence MSDRPPTSIILPTTRWTDACAELAAQLGDGDELLVIHDGEDDPVAGWEDHPEGIRLVAAGEPEGCSGKANAIATGMEAARHDRLIWTDDDFHHPPDWLATLSTDYEKHGPVSEVPYFVGQDPLSVLLEPLYAAAGSLPLYLGNQIWGGVVMFDRGDINEAAFLDELRRTVSDDGLLMEYLQVTNVGRTRIVPIGGSIHEAVERPVRWTQILRWHFPGAITGTWLVSLLVLAGTALAPLPAAVALTVLHLAVNEVLGVRRWTAVLAYPALFVFVPLVLYGLVRRTFVWGGRRYRWRGKFDVTVVE; translated from the coding sequence ATGTCTGACCGGCCGCCGACGAGTATTATCTTGCCGACGACGAGGTGGACCGACGCCTGCGCGGAACTGGCCGCCCAACTTGGCGACGGTGACGAACTTCTGGTCATCCACGACGGCGAGGACGACCCCGTCGCCGGCTGGGAAGACCACCCTGAGGGCATCCGGCTCGTCGCCGCCGGCGAGCCGGAGGGCTGTTCAGGGAAGGCCAACGCCATCGCTACCGGGATGGAGGCCGCGCGCCACGACCGTCTTATCTGGACGGACGACGACTTCCACCACCCCCCGGACTGGCTGGCGACCCTCAGCACGGACTATGAGAAACACGGACCGGTTTCGGAGGTGCCGTACTTCGTCGGGCAGGACCCACTGTCGGTGCTGCTCGAACCGCTGTACGCCGCGGCTGGCTCGCTGCCCCTCTACCTCGGCAACCAGATCTGGGGTGGTGTGGTCATGTTCGACCGAGGCGACATCAACGAGGCCGCATTTCTCGACGAACTTCGGCGAACCGTCAGCGACGACGGCCTCCTCATGGAGTACCTCCAGGTAACGAATGTTGGTCGGACGCGCATCGTCCCGATCGGGGGGTCCATCCACGAGGCGGTCGAGCGCCCGGTCCGGTGGACGCAGATTCTCCGGTGGCATTTTCCCGGTGCCATCACCGGAACATGGCTCGTCTCGCTGCTCGTCCTTGCAGGGACGGCCCTGGCCCCGCTCCCTGCGGCGGTAGCCCTGACGGTGCTGCACCTCGCCGTCAACGAGGTCCTGGGCGTCCGCCGGTGGACGGCAGTGCTGGCCTACCCGGCGCTGTTCGTGTTCGTCCCCCTCGTTTTGTACGGGCTCGTCCGCCGGACGTTCGTCTGGGGCGGCCGGCGCTACCGCTGGCGCGGGAAGTTCGACGTGACAGTTGTCGAGTAG
- a CDS encoding helix-turn-helix domain-containing protein, which yields MRYVTVVAYPDERGINRLDRRVNELGLAYRAIHRMELLADDTVAMFAECRGDIEELRRILSESPEVFEFSITGDDAGFFAYTRYAADDLTRMLMEGRRESSYLIDMPVEHTDDGGLRVTYIGTEAAFADALSEQPDGVRVEVERTGPYTPGPRHVISQLTGRQREVLEAAVDLGYYREPREATHDEIAAAIGLSETTVGEHLRKIEATVFSSLNIGATDR from the coding sequence ATGCGCTACGTTACCGTCGTGGCCTACCCCGACGAAAGGGGAATCAACCGGCTCGACCGGCGGGTCAACGAGCTCGGCCTGGCGTACCGGGCCATCCACCGCATGGAACTCCTCGCCGACGACACCGTCGCGATGTTCGCCGAGTGTCGCGGCGACATCGAGGAGCTCCGTCGGATCCTGTCGGAGTCGCCGGAGGTCTTCGAGTTCTCGATCACCGGCGACGATGCCGGGTTCTTCGCTTACACGCGCTACGCGGCGGACGACCTGACCCGGATGCTCATGGAGGGCCGGCGCGAGTCGTCCTACCTGATCGACATGCCAGTCGAGCACACCGACGACGGCGGCCTCCGCGTGACCTACATCGGTACGGAGGCGGCCTTCGCCGACGCGCTCTCCGAGCAGCCGGACGGCGTTAGGGTCGAGGTCGAGCGGACCGGCCCGTACACGCCTGGCCCCCGCCACGTCATTTCCCAGTTGACCGGGCGCCAGCGCGAGGTGCTCGAAGCGGCGGTCGACCTCGGCTACTACCGCGAACCCCGCGAGGCGACCCACGACGAGATTGCGGCGGCGATCGGGCTCTCCGAGACGACCGTCGGCGAGCACCTCCGGAAGATCGAGGCGACCGTGTTCTCGTCGCTCAACATCGGCGCCACTGATCGGTGA
- the tatC gene encoding twin-arginine translocase subunit TatC: MSDEPGADENAADADEPREAPRDDDSHASTADSDAADDAPETRTDGEGVVDHGEPERREPSYPDPDDDVGGISTPPDDEEMPLADHIEEMILRLAVVLLIGSAGTAIGLLGASQAIDHVWHNVFPYAEAEVPPPHVYHPLELWLTRIKVSALLGIMVALPAFVYECYLFMRPGLYPHERKYYLAAVPTSVVLGAIGMLFSYFLVLPILFRYFTYYAEGSANIAYALGETFDMIITLTGLLAIVFQIPLFIMLAIMMGVTTRRWLAQKRLYFWAAFGGLAFMFAFDPTGMAPILVAVTMIALFEGTLLILKWVGRE, translated from the coding sequence ATGTCGGACGAGCCGGGAGCAGATGAGAACGCCGCCGACGCCGACGAGCCACGGGAGGCGCCGCGGGACGACGATTCTCACGCATCTACCGCCGATTCCGATGCGGCCGACGACGCGCCCGAAACGCGGACCGACGGCGAGGGCGTCGTCGATCACGGCGAGCCCGAACGGCGAGAACCGAGTTACCCCGACCCCGACGACGATGTCGGCGGGATCTCGACGCCGCCGGACGACGAGGAGATGCCGCTGGCCGATCACATCGAGGAGATGATCCTCCGGCTGGCGGTCGTGTTGCTCATCGGCTCCGCCGGGACCGCGATCGGGTTGCTTGGCGCGTCGCAAGCGATCGACCACGTCTGGCACAACGTCTTTCCCTACGCGGAAGCGGAGGTGCCGCCGCCGCACGTCTACCACCCGCTCGAACTGTGGCTAACCCGGATCAAGGTCTCCGCGCTGTTGGGGATCATGGTGGCGCTGCCGGCGTTCGTCTACGAGTGTTACCTGTTCATGCGGCCGGGGCTGTACCCCCACGAGCGCAAGTACTACCTCGCGGCGGTGCCGACGAGCGTCGTGCTCGGCGCGATCGGCATGCTGTTTTCGTACTTCCTGGTGTTGCCCATCCTCTTTCGGTACTTCACCTACTACGCGGAGGGAAGCGCCAACATCGCCTACGCGCTCGGCGAGACGTTCGACATGATCATCACGCTGACGGGCCTGCTCGCGATCGTCTTCCAGATTCCGCTGTTCATCATGCTCGCGATCATGATGGGCGTGACGACCCGCCGCTGGCTCGCACAGAAGCGGCTGTACTTCTGGGCGGCGTTCGGCGGCCTCGCGTTCATGTTCGCGTTCGACCCGACCGGTATGGCGCCGATCCTCGTCGCAGTGACGATGATCGCGCTGTTCGAGGGAACGCTGCTGATTCTGAAGTGGGTCGGCAGGGAGTAA
- a CDS encoding ribbon-helix-helix domain-containing protein, which translates to MPKISVEIPQELLDDLDEHVGDDGKFVNRSDAIRASIRKTLDILDEIDDRHDRLEAKE; encoded by the coding sequence ATGCCGAAAATCAGCGTCGAAATCCCGCAGGAACTCCTCGACGACCTCGACGAGCACGTCGGCGACGACGGGAAGTTCGTCAACCGCAGCGACGCGATTCGCGCCTCGATCCGGAAAACGCTGGACATCTTGGACGAGATCGACGATCGACACGATCGACTCGAAGCGAAGGAGTAG
- a CDS encoding hybrid sensor histidine kinase/response regulator: MKTVSSDQYAVLLAEDDEDQTWLYRAMMNQTTAIEGAVPSFATETAGTLEEVTAALGDADPAVDLVLLDLNLPDSSGLETLEAVLDETDVPVVVLTAMDNDTIGRTAVERGAQDFLVKDHVTPRLLTQTVIYAIERTRQLAELKRQRRELAVLNWLIRHEIRDDAAVVLGWAAGLSPSDPGEERIVSRIVEASDHIVGLTESVGAFVQALEKPDGDLTSVDLASVLREEVDRLEQRHPDVAVALEGADDAVTVRADRFLTAVVRTLLSNAVGHADDESPEVEIAFVTDEREDRTTGGDPLLGIAVSDNGSPSSSRPRRSAADRDFTATEFDDDAELYLVHLFVDRYGGRLEVERDRAGRPTARVLLEPGD; encoded by the coding sequence ATGAAAACCGTATCGTCCGATCAGTACGCGGTGTTACTCGCCGAGGACGACGAGGATCAGACGTGGCTGTACCGAGCGATGATGAACCAAACGACGGCGATCGAAGGGGCGGTTCCGTCGTTCGCGACCGAGACGGCCGGAACGCTCGAAGAGGTCACGGCCGCGCTCGGGGATGCGGATCCGGCCGTCGATCTGGTTCTCCTCGACCTGAACCTGCCCGACTCCTCGGGACTCGAGACGCTGGAGGCGGTGCTCGACGAAACCGACGTCCCGGTAGTCGTCCTGACCGCCATGGACAACGACACGATCGGACGGACGGCGGTCGAGCGGGGAGCGCAGGACTTTCTCGTCAAAGACCACGTGACGCCGCGGCTGCTCACGCAGACGGTCATCTACGCCATCGAGCGGACGAGACAGCTCGCCGAACTCAAACGACAGCGCCGCGAGTTGGCGGTGTTGAACTGGTTGATCCGCCACGAGATCAGGGACGACGCGGCGGTCGTCCTGGGGTGGGCCGCCGGCCTGTCGCCGTCGGATCCCGGCGAAGAACGGATCGTCTCGCGAATCGTCGAGGCGAGCGACCACATCGTCGGGCTGACCGAGTCGGTCGGCGCGTTCGTCCAGGCCCTCGAAAAGCCCGACGGCGACCTGACGTCGGTCGATCTCGCGTCCGTCCTCCGCGAAGAGGTCGATCGGCTCGAGCAGCGGCATCCGGACGTCGCCGTGGCGCTGGAGGGCGCCGACGACGCGGTGACGGTTCGAGCCGATCGCTTCCTCACCGCGGTCGTTCGAACGCTCCTGTCGAACGCGGTCGGCCACGCCGACGACGAGTCGCCCGAAGTGGAGATCGCGTTCGTCACCGACGAGCGCGAGGACCGAACGACCGGCGGCGATCCGCTGCTCGGGATCGCGGTATCGGACAACGGATCGCCGAGTTCGTCGCGTCCGCGACGCTCCGCTGCCGACCGGGATTTCACGGCGACGGAGTTCGACGACGATGCCGAACTGTACCTCGTCCACCTGTTCGTCGATCGGTACGGCGGTCGACTCGAGGTCGAGCGCGATCGAGCGGGCAGACCGACCGCCCGCGTGCTCCTCGAGCCCGGCGACTGA